In Aegilops tauschii subsp. strangulata cultivar AL8/78 chromosome 3, Aet v6.0, whole genome shotgun sequence, one genomic interval encodes:
- the LOC109749542 gene encoding LOW QUALITY PROTEIN: autophagy-related protein 18f (The sequence of the model RefSeq protein was modified relative to this genomic sequence to represent the inferred CDS: inserted 1 base in 1 codon): protein MRNGAQAPRGTGGGGGGGGGGGLFSARSLSSYMRIVSSGASTAASTLRSAGASLVNSIASHDEDAGRDQVQWAGFDKLECGGDVLRQVLLLAYRSGFQVWDVEQADDVRQIESRHDGAVSFIQLLKKPIASKRGEDRFVDARPLLALAGGGTSTGSANGHDANGPGFNGTNGTYHNSGSEKLPTIVRFYSLKDHGYVHSMKFRSAVYSIRCSPRVVAVSQATQIHCFDAATLELDYTLLTSPILSPISGYGPLGLGPRWIAYSGSPVPVPNTGRVSPQLLSLSPIVPPPGSNGSVVAYYAKESSKQLAAGIVTLGDVGYKKLSRYYSDMIPNGNGNIKQGNAGFKANGVTNGHTIDSEYAGTVIVRDIVSKAMIVQFRAHTSPISALCFDPSGTLLVTASIHGRNINVFRIMPSVDGSASEDGPNGAYVHLFKLQRGITNAVIKDISFSDDSEWILISSSRGTSHFFAISPYSGSTSFRYSDNNLAENNYVVDSSVKHATHWSQNASPSLSLSQKMLSLSGPPVALSVVTRIRNGSNLLKGAVHGAAAFATGVSSPISGAIASTFHNCKGGVNSDDSLLCMKYYLLVFSPSGSIIQYVLHHSAEPDSGIDYPSDATYGSQRETDTRFVIEPLQKWDVCQKRNRRDTAESNLYNDFDSGENNKIFQKVVRKGTSIYPSNGAATERLKLSADENHNYYISESELQTHVVQIPVWSRSGVHFQVIGSDTLEAYATDNISGEIEIEKVQSYNVESRSKNLIPVFDSLHTSRFQQTRVNTPDSNRSGLLQRHKSGFSADGRLSSRSSCSSLDCMSEVPNSSDDNSVGQYLVEDSAAAAAVNKNLNVNHQAELVNNTESLNTEAQLXVVNSKDDCEDSELLPDLCQ, encoded by the exons ATGCGGAACGGCGCGCAGGCTCCTCGCGGcaccggcggcgggggcggcggcgggggcggcggcgggctcttCTCCGCGCGCTCGCTCTCCAGCTACATGCGCATCGTCTCCTCGGGGGCGTCCACGGCCGCCTCCACGCTGCGCTCCGCCGGCGCCTCGCTGGTCAACTCGATCGCCAGCCacgacgaggatgcgggccgCGACCAG GTACAATGGGCTGGGTTTGATAAACTTGAATGTGGGGGTGACGTGCTGCGACAGGTTTTGCTGCTAGCATACAGATCAGGCTTCCAAGTATGGGATGTTGAACAAGCCGATGATGTAAGACAGATAGAATCAAGACATGATGGTGCTGTTTCTTTCATACAACTGCTGAAGAAACCAATTGCCTCTAAGAGAGGTGAAGACAGATTTGTAGATGCACGGCCATTGCTGGCTCTTGCTGGTGGTGGAACTAGCACAGGAAGTGCAAACGGCCATGATGCCAATGGCCCTGGCTTCAATGGAACTAATGGCACTTACCATAATAGTGGCAGTGAAAAACTGCCTACCATCGTTCGCTTTTATTCGCTGAAGGACCACGGTTATGTTCATTCAATGAAGTTCAGATCAGCTGTTTATTCCATAAGGTGCAGTCCTAGAGTTGTAGCTGTTTCTCAGGCTACTCAG ATCCATTGTTTTGATGCTGCGACATTGGAGCTGGACTATACACTTCTTACCAGCCCTATACTTTCACCGATTTCTGGTTATGGCCCACTTGGGTTAGGTCCAAGATGGATTGCGTATTCTGGGAGTCCAGTTCCAGTTCCAAATACAGGCCGTGTTAGCCCTCAGCTTCTGAGCCTGTCTCCCATAGTTCCGCCTCCTGGTTCAAACGGCAGTGTGGTTGCATACTATGCAAAAGAATCAAGCAAGCAATTGGCTGCTGGCATTGTGACGCTTGGTGATGTTGGCTATAAGAAGCTGTCCAGGTATTATTCAGACATGATTCCAAATGGTAATGGTAATATAAAGCAAGGGAATGCTGGCTTCAAAGCAAATGGAGTAACAAATGGGCATACTATTGACAGTGAATATGCAGGAACG GTCATTGTTCGAGATATTGTATCTAAAGCAATGATAGTTCAGTTCAGGGCACATACAAGTCCCATTTCAGCACTCTGTTTTGATCCCAGTGGAACTTTGCTGGTGACAGCTTCTATTCATGGCCGAAACATCAACGTTTTTCGCATTATGCCTTCTGTGGATGGGAGTGCATCAGAAGATGGTCCAAATGGTGCCTACGTTCATTTGTTTAAATTGCAAAGAGGCATCACCAATGCG GTCATAAAAGATATCAGCTTTAGCGACGACAGTGAATGGATACTGATTAGCTCGTCGAGGGGAACAAGTCATTTCTTTGCAATATCTCCATATAGTGGATCCACAAGCTTTCGCTATAGTGATAACAACCTTGCAGAAAATAATTATGTTGTGGATTCATCAGTTAAGCATGCCACTCATTGGTCTCAAAACGCAAGTCCCTCTTTGAGCCTTAGTCAGAAGATGCTTTCTCTATCTGGCCCCCCTGTCGCATTATCTGTTGTTACTAGAATAAGAAATGGGAGTAACTTGTTGAAGGGTGCTGTCCATGGTGCTGCAGCATTTGCAACAGGTGTTTCCAGTCCAATTTCTGGTGCTATTGCTTCAACATTTCACAACTGCAAGGGTGGTGTTAATTCAGATGACAGTTTGCTTTGCATGAAGTATTATTTACTAGTTTTTTCTCCTTCTGGGAGTATCATACAGTATGTTCTCCATCACTCAGCTGAACCAGATTCTGGAATTGATTATCCTTCAGATGCCACTTATGGATCTCAAAGAGAAACTGACACAAGATTTGTTATTGAACCTCTTCAGAAGTGGGATGTTTGTCAAAAGAGAAATAGAAGAGATACTGCTGAGAGTAATTTATATAATGATTTTGACAGTGGTGAAAATAATAAAATTTTCCAGAAAGTGGTCCGGAAAGGAACTAGTATCTATCCATCCAATGGTGCTGCTACTGAAAGGCTGAAGCTTAGCGCTGATGAAAATCATAATTATTATATTTCGGAGAGTGAACTGCAGACACATGTTGTGCAGATTCCAGTCTGGTCAAGATCCGGG GTGCACTTTCAAGTAATAGGGAGCGACACCTTAGAAGCATATGCCACTGATAACATTTCAGGGGAAATCGAAATTGAAAAAGTCCAGAGTTATAATGTGGAATCAAGGTCAAAGAATCTCATACCGGTCTTTGACTCACTTCACACATCTAGGTTTCAACAGACAAG GGTGAACACACCTGATAGTAACAGAAGTGGGTTGCTGCAGCGACATAAGTCTGGATTTTCAGCAGATGGTAGACTCTCTTCCAGAAGCAGTTGCAGTTCTTTGGATTGCATGTCTGAAGTCCCAAATAGTTCTGATGATAACAGTGTTGGCCAATATTTAGTAGAAGAtagtgctgctgctgctgctgtaaaTAAGAACTTGAACGTTAACCACCAAGCCGAGCTTGTAAATAACACTGAGAGCCTGAACACGGAGGCCCAGC GAGTTGTAAATAGCAAAGACGATTGTGAAGATAGTGAGCTACTCCCGGACTTATGCCAGTGA